The following is a genomic window from Podarcis raffonei isolate rPodRaf1 chromosome 5, rPodRaf1.pri, whole genome shotgun sequence.
ggcttctgagattcagaatttttttttcttgttttcctcctccaaaaactaggtgcgtcttgtggtctggtgcgtcttatagagcgaaaaatacggtaatttccccACTACCCTTCTCTGAAGAATGTAAAAAAGACTGCATTGCACCCATCCTCCCAGAAAACCCCCACAATAGCTCAGTTAGCTGAATATGAGAAAGCAACACATATAGTGCTCAGGGGCAAGAGTCTGTCTACATTTGACTATATGATTGTGCTATTATGTTACTTGAGCTCTGCATAGTTCACTGGACAGCACCCTTGAAAACCACAACTGATTTATTGAAACAACCAAACAACAGAAGTCCAGCACAGCAATGGTTTCCATTAGACAAACCATCAAGGAATAAAACATTAGCCAAGCAGCCCACTTTCATAGTCACCAGTGTTCCATGAGAAGTTGTGTTACCCTGTAACTGTTCTCAGGATCTGCTGGTAACATGACAAAGGAACAACCGAGGAAATAGAGGACCATAAAACAAAGAAATTAACTGCTTATATATATTATCCAGCAACAAAGCTATAAACTCTTAGAATTGAAGCGTCTGGGGAAAGTCAGTAAGAGCAAAAACAAAGTGGAATCTAGAGAATGGTGTCATGAAGATTATTTAGACTACATTTTGAATAGGCAGCAAAAGAATGAGGCTCCCCATAACAATTCATAGCTGTGCCAGGGATATTGTGACTGCAAATAATGTGGCTGTCAAGAGCGCATCCATGAAAAACATTGTTTTCATTATAAGAAGCACTTGCAAGGCGGCCTACAAATCTTTACTATCtgcatttatagaatcatagaattgtagagttggaaggggccctgagggtcatttactctaaccccctgcaatgtaggaatctcaactaaagcacccattaCAGATGGCCCTCACATTGAAAGTTAAAGGCAgtaagtggttagagtgttggaacaggacttgggagacccaggttcaaataccCACAGCGATGAAGCTCACTAGGCaatcttgggccagccactgtcagTATAAACTACTACAAAGGGTTGTTGTGTAGATAAAACAAGGAGGTGCAGAACCATGTACGGCACCTCAAGCTTTTTctaggaaaggtggaatatgaaAGTAatatagctaccgtatttttcactccataagacgcaccagaccataagatgcacctagtttttggaggaggaaaacaagaaaaaaaatattctgaatttctgaagccagaacaacaagaggaatcactgcgcagtgaaagcagggatccctcttgctgttttggcttctgggatagctgtgcagcctgcattcactccataagacgcacacatattttcccttcctttttaggagtgaaaaagtgagtcttatagagcaaaaaatacggtatttaaaaatCTACCTGGTGCACATAGGAGAAGCAACAGGACCTACACGATCATTTGTGATTTGCTATGTAGTAAAAAGCAGTGATAAAGGTGCTTACTTTGTTTTTTGATGGTGAAAAATGTTTATTCTGGGTATTCAGAGTTTTCATTTTCAATCCTCACATATTCAACTACAGGAAAACCACCTCTGTGTTTTAAGGGCATTTACCACTCCCATCTCTCAACACTGCTAGTACTTCTACCCAGCAAACACGTAATTAAAACACGTCACAGAACAGAAGAAGTGTTTGTTATGACATTCTAAGATCAAAAAGCACACTGCTGAATTTGCCTCCATCTGTGCCAGTACAAACATTTCTTACGTCTCACCAGTAATTGCCATGGATCAAAGATAACGGGGGTAGTAGGAAGAGGTCAGATCAGGAGGAGTGTGATAATACAAAGCtcagggcagtggcgtagcgtgggttgtcagcacccggggcaaggcaagtaatttgcgccccctaacccgtggattttagcactcgagtgcgagcgtgcccccccaaatgttgcggccggccccccctgcaccccccacgctatgccactggggctgggggcgagcgaaggagccaaggacccccccaaaggctcagcaggaatttattacatttattatttacggagcccccgcgggccgaggcagccgaagccccctcccctcgagcgcctccccgccccctcctctccagtgAGTGGAGTGCAGCCGCAGCGGTGGCGGGGGGCgggcgcgctagggcgcaaggctggcggtggcggcggggagcccggcggaggaaggaacttgtcccttccctctggactcgcgccccccccgatgctgcgcccggtgcggccggcacccctggcaccccccacgctatgcctcTGGCTCAGGGCAGAATCGTAACTGCAGAACATCAAGATTTTGACAAGCATAATGAGTGGAAGAAACACTGTGAGAGTGGCAGCCATATTCGTATCAGCAGTACACACACCCTGGAAAACCTACAGCGGTGATAAAGCATCtcattattttattatgcttCCTTGTGCAGACTCATGGGACCATAAACGAACCTAAAACATTCTCTTTGCTACTTCACTCATCACCATAATTTAAGTGCAGAAAGTTTATGGAAATTCTGCTTAATTTACTATTTAAGAACTGCTCATTCATTTACTTTTGCTCAACGCAACACAGCAGCAGGAAAGCTTTCTCAACAACGTCAAGCATATTCTAAGTTAGTGTGCCTTTTGTTTCATATACACTGTGCTTTGCAAACATCATCTACTGGTAATTAATCCCCATAGCAACCCATTGAGGTAAGTATTACTACACGTATTCTACGCATAGGAAAACTTGCCCGGAGCCACAAAACTTGTCACTGGCTCATTCAGGATTAGACTGCAGAGGTTTCCAATTCCAGCTCTCATGCCCTAAGTTAAAGACCACACCTCTTTCTCATATGCAGCATGCACACTTGCTCAGGAACACGCAAACACAGGATTCCTTTCTTTTAGACGGCAGTTTTCTGAAGGTTAAACAAGTAGGACAGCAGAATATTCACAAAGACACTTCTCAGAGTCTCAGCCAAAAGTGGATTAGGGGATTTCATAGAGAAAAGTATAATGTAgtagcaacaataataataacaataacaatggtGTCTACACGTAAAAGATTATGCTTCGGGAGTGCTGTATTATACGATATATTGTTTCTAAAGCTACAAAAGcaaatgagaaacaaagaaacCCATTTAATATCCCACTATCAGGGTTTTAAACAGCTGCAAAATTTTTgcaatgatcccccccccccactttgtgcaACTGCCTCAATTTCCAGATCAAATGCCATTAGAAAGGATATTAGAAAGGGATATTACACAGCAAAACACAAAGCAAgacagattttgtttgtttgagatATATTAACCAGTATTAACCAGGCTTCAAAACCAAGCATAGCCTGAAATTTCATCTCATGTTTGCTATCTAGTAGCAGTGACTTCCTCCCTTCCCTATTAACAATCCTTTCATAGGACTTTGTTTCCTTGACAAATGTTTATATTATGACCATAAACAGAGCAATATAACAGACCTAACCCTCCTTAACCAGAATTAATGGGATTTGTATGCCCTGACCACCCGTCCTTTAAAACAGACTTGTTCCAGTTCTAACTCACTAGTAAACGGAGgagctctacacacacacacacacacacacacacacacacacacggtatgtAGGGATGACCAGGGGCAAAATAGGGGACTAGATGCAGTGCACAAGTAGATGGCAGAACGGTCAGATCTATTAACGGTTACATAATTTAAACCAACTAACGAAATGTGACCTAACCCATGATGCCTAGCTGAGAGATTGTTCATTTAAGGGCTTACTGGGGGTACCAATTCAAATCATCTTTTTTGCAATAGTCCAAAGCagtatccccaccccaccccacccctatgaACCAACCATTAGCTCACAGCATGCTCACCTTGTCTCTGGCTCTTGCCCAGCTACTGGATGTCCTCCCGCTTGTGGAAGCTGATGCTGGCATATGCACTTAATTCATCACCCAAGTGGCTACTCCCACAAGGCTGATTAGGAGATTTAGGTGGCTGATGCTGCTGTGTCGGCTGCTTGACCCCTAGCAGAGAAGCGCTCTCctgagggtgggggtggtgatggtgatgatgctgGCGGGGATTAAAATCCTTCACCAAGTCCAGGTCGATGTAATTGAGCCCATTCTCCACGCCACCCCCAGCTGCCTGATCCCTCCTGAACGCCGCTGTGCCAAGGCCGGAGAAGGCCCCTGCCTCCCCAGATGCAGGCTTGAGCCAGACGTTTTCGAAGGAGGCTGAGCTGTGGCGCTTGGCGTCTTCAGAGCCTCCTCCTGGTCCGTGGGGCAGGGCTGAGGCCCCAAGGCCACCACCAGGCGTGGTCGAGGAAGCAAACGTCTCGGAGCTGTGGCGCCGCCGGCCTCCCTGAGGGTCAGCGCGAATCACTTTGGCACTCTGGCTGCTGCGGCTGGGGCTCAGGCTGACGTGCGTGAAGGCGCTGCTCATCCCCGGGGGCCCCATCATGGACGAGGAGCAGGAGTGGGGCAAGACAGCTGGCAGCTCCCCCAGCTGCGCCTGGGGGTGTTGAGAAGGCAGGCCCACAGGTGGGGGGCTTTTCTCTGGCCTGCCGCGACCCATCATGTCAGCGTAGCTGAGCAGGAGGGccggagggggaggagagggggggtgGGCACACACTACATACTGCCCCCCGTTGCCCAGCTGCATGCTCATATAGTCTCGGCCACCGGGGGGAGCTGCCCCGGCCCGGCTTGGCTGCATGGATGCCAAGGTAGCTGGGCACGCTGCCCCCCAGTCCATATTCATATACTCCTCTGAGCTGGAGCCAGCATCTCCGTGGGGCAAAGGTGACGGGAAGGCAGGTTGCTTGAACTCAATGTTCACGTACTCACCAGGGCTTTTGGGCTCTGGGAGCTGTTCCCGAGCCCGAGGCAGAGTGCTGGCCTTTGGGCCATCCAAGGACAGCCGGGTAGGCCTGGCCAGGCGGCTCTTGGTCCGCACAGCTGTGTCCACAGTACAAGAAGGAGCAGGCTGCAATGGCTGTGTCTGTGCGGGAAGGGCATACCCCACACCCTCCTGTCCCCCAGGGCCACCGAGGCTGTCACTactagtggaggaggaggagtcctCGGCAGCAGCGTAGAGCAAGCGGCCGGAGCTGAAGGACATCCGCATCTGGGCATTTCCCTCTTCGCCTGTCCTGCGTTGCATGTGCTTGAAGGAACGTGGCAGGGAGAAGTAGGAGTAGATGGGCTTGTGGTGGGACCGGGTGGGTCCTTGCACAGATGGCTCTTCTGGGCCTGGAGGTCCTGAGCTGGCGAAGTAGCAATCTGGAGGGGTGCTGGTAGCAGATCCACTGGCTGGAGACATGTTGATGTAATCGCTCCCACCACTCGGCAGTTTCCCCTCGTTGCTCTCCACGGAGAGCTTGGGGTGGTGGCTAGTCCCATTCATCCATAATTTGCTGTAGGCAGCAGAACCACtgtctggagagcagctgccactgGGAGACATCATCATGTAGCCATTGGAGTCCACCGTGGCCTGTACATGACGGCCTCCTCTCCCAGGGTTGATTATCTGCTGTGGGGCAGACACACTCTTAGGGCTCATGGGCATATAATCACCACCTTTGGGAGTACTACCACCATTGGGAACTGGGGCCACTCCTGGCAACATTGGCATGTAGCCATCATCAGTGTGTGGGGTAGAGTTGGTCCGGTGGTGGTTGCCCTCCACCTGATGCATCTCTAGACACTCCTCAGGGTAAGAATGGGTTGGTACAAAGGCAGAATGTCGATAGGAGGAGAGCCTGCTGCCGCCACAGGAATAAGAGGGGAGCATCTCGGTATATTCCTCAATGGAGGCCACTGAAGACTGCGAGGGAGTCTTCTGGTGGGAGATGGTAGGGGAGGTACCAGCTGAATGAGTCCttttcctgaagcctttctccGGATCACCCACATCCTCACCGCCAAGCCGAGGGCAGCAGGGGGCACCAGGGCAGCGGGTCTGCTGCTGTTGAAGGTGGCAAGTGCGGGGGGTGAAATGACCATTAGGAGCTGCGATGCTGCAGCAGGACGAAGCAGCCTTCCCTCCCATGCATATGTAGTTGCTGAGCTCCTCGTCTCCCCGGGCAGGTGGGGTGTGTCCTAGAGAATCAGGGGTCACGCTGCGGAAGGAGCTGCGGAAGTCACAGGGACTGGATCCATACTCGTCTGACGAGATGAAGCCCCCGTCGCTGGGGGAGCCAGAGACCGAAGCGCTGGAGCGACGCGGGAAGAGGCAGTCCGAGGTGGAGCCATGGCCGCTTGTGCTGCTGGACGACAGGCTGACCGGGCTCGTAGCAGAAGGGGAGCAGCGCGAGGAAGGCATTGGGATGGAGCGGCTGTGGTTGAGAGGGGGGTGGAGCCTAGAGCTGCCACGGTGCCTGTGCGAGTGGGTCCGGTTGGCGCTTGGGCTAACTGGGCTCCCGTCCACCGAAGCTGGCCTGGACATGGTACCTTCTCCATCACTGGAGGCTCTGACGCGGAAAGAGTTGGGCTTGCCCCCTGTCCCTCCTCCCACACCACTGCCAGCAGGAGAGGTAGCTGTCACGCTCTCAGTCCTGGACCTACGGCTGAGCCCCACCTGGCTGGGTGGGGGGTTGTTGACATGGTGCCTGCTGCGGAGAGGCACCGATATAGGgttggagcagttggaggaggaCTGGCTTTTGCTACGGGGGCGGAACTCCTCGCTCATGGCCCGCATAGCCTCCAAGATGGTCTCATGCATGTTCTGGGCTACTACCGAGTCATCTACTTGCATCCAGAACTCACCTGGTCCGGTGACTGCAGAACGCCCCACCTCAATGAAAAAGAAGTTCTCCGAGTGGCCACACCGCCGGATGTTGAGCAGCTGCAGCACCACGGCTGCCGCGTCAGAGTTCAGCTTGACGAAGCTGATGGTCTTGTTGGTTAGGCACAGGCGGTAGATGCCGATCAGATTCTTAGTCTGGCCCAGACCCTTGGGTTTCAAGATCACCTGCCAAACTTCCTTGAATGCTGGGCCAGGAGCCATATCACCATAGGTGTCCTCCCCTGCCTCTCCCATCCCAATGCTTCCACCACCCATGGTGACATCcccatggtggtggtggtgatgatgatggtggtggtgatggtggtgctgATGGCTCTTGGCCCGGTTGTGCAGTTGTAGCAGAGCCTGGTACCAACTCTCCTGCTCAGGCTCGCTGTCAGCAGCAATGGCAAAGTGTTCGTCCTTAGTGTAGAGCGCCACAAGGTACTTATTTTTGGAGTCTGCCCTCTTGTTGATGTTGAAGCAGCTCTCCAGCGGGATAGAGCGCTTGGGGCCCCCCGACTTGTGCCTCCACTTCTTTTCATTTTCATAGTACTCCAGCCGGGCGGGTCCGGACTCGCTGGCTGCCCTCAGCACGAAGAAGCGCTTGTGCATGCTCTTGGGTTTGCGCAAGTAACCCACCTTCCTGACATCTGAGAAGAAGCCCTCGTTATTATCCGTGGGGCTCGCCATGCTGGAAGGGGAGAGAGGTGGCAGAGCAGCTCCCCTACTGCAAAGGGGCAGCTTCCAAAACAGCAGAGGGGgaaacaaagcaacaacaacaactaaagagAACTAACGGAGCAGCCCAAAATCCaattcttgcagcagcagcaaccaaacaaaacaaaaccccagcaaAACAGCACTGCAaacccccccccttccaaaaagGGGATAGGAAGAGAGTAGCAGGCAAGAGAGCAGCTGTTCAGCGTCCTTCCAGCTCCAGAAGCAGagtttgggttgctgtttttatttccaaATCACCCTTCGCAGGAGAAACGTGGCTTTCAAAAGTCCAGTCCAGGAAAGTCTCGCCCGAGCAGCCGCCGGGAAAGGGGAGAAGTGCATAATTTCATCCGTGAGGGGTGGAAATTCCTCCAGCGACGGGAGCAGGATGGGGTTCCCCCGTCGCTTCCCTCCCAAACAAacagccccctccccttctcaaGTTACCCCTCAGCAAGGAGCGAATTTCAGATGCCGATTAAATATCCTCTCCCGTTGGGAAGGGAAGAtttgcttttgcaaaaaaaaaataagaggagaagggaggaaagtctCCGTCGTGAACGCAGGCAACCCTTCTTTCcgaaagcaaaaaaacaacagtcAGTCAGTCAAAACACCACGCCAACCACCTTGTTTTTCTTCCCCGCCAAAAAAATGTCAGTCAAAATATCCTtcgcgggagagagagagagattgggcgggggggggggcgcgtcgAAAAgaacccaaacaaacaaaatatccgGGGGGGGGATCAGCGCCGCTGAGACTGCAGCTTCTTCAGCTTGTGCAGGAGAAGACTGGCGACCCCATTCAGTCCCGTCTGGTTAGGGCGAGAAAGTGCCATTTCGACACAAAACGCGGGCAGGCGGCTGCAGGGGCGAGAGCCGGGAAGGAGAAGGCGAGGAGGAGAAGCTGCCCGagcggaggagaaggaggaggaacatcctcgcggtggcggcggcggcggctcctgcTTCCACCTCCTCCGCCTCTTCTTCATTCCAGTCGGGAAAGTCTCGGAGGGCActcgcagcagcagcggcggcggcggaatCCGTCTCCCTCCTGCACCACCGCTacgtcctcttcctcctcgtgCGCCCCAGGATGAAGGAGGCGAGCGAGGGGGGGAAACAGCAGCCGCCggacttgcttgcttgctttgctcGCTGGcttgtctctccctctccctcctcgggctgctgctgctgcttgcggcGGCGCCTGCAGTAGCTGCAGCTCCGCAGACTTTCCCGAAGAGCCCCCGCGAACCAAAACAAGCGGCTGCCGTCTGTGTTTATTATGAGTCCAGCCCcctccagccgccgccgccgccgacacTCCGTCTCACTCCTAGGAGAAAAACACGTGATGGCGCCAGTGCGTGGACCATCCCCATCTCtagccccagcagcagcagcagcaagagcgcGGGAGAGCAGGGCGAGGTGGGAGGGAGCGGGGTGGAAATAAGCGCCCACGCGCAGCCTAGCTTAGTTAGCGCGGCATTCCAAGCCCGCCTTCCCGCTCCCATGCCTGCCGCGGCGGCGGCTTTTTCATTCAGCACCGCAGCCAGAGCGCTTACCTTTAGGCGCTGATCGCGTCCGGAGCCTCGGCGGGGGGTCGCTTTCCTATTGGAGCACCTGCCTGTCCTTCTTTGGGCCTCCTAAGGGTTGTGTGGAGAGAGCCAGACGGGGAGGCAAACCCAGGCTTGGTTGAGAAGCGCGGCGTAGTAGTTTGTTATGTATAATATGTGTGTGAGCGCGCGCGCGGGAGCGAGCTCgcgccttctcccccccccctcacacacacatacacacacatatatgaggGAGAGAAAGAGTAGACGCCATTCACTGGCGTGATATTTATAAAACGAGGGGGTTGCGGGTCTCGCTTTGCCTTGCCGCCGTGATTGAAGCAAAGGCGGGCGCCGTGCCGGGTTTTTTCATCCCATATCCCcccattatttaaaacaaaattatttgtagggtataataaaaaataaaagtcacGATTTGCAGCGCTTTGCAGAATAATTAATATTTCCCCCAGTAGCCACGAATTGCTCCTGTTTTCCCTCCCTTCTCGTTTCCGCCTAGCATTCAGGTCCCCCAATCCTTAAACGTTTACATGGAAACGACATCCATTGAATGTCATGGatctttaattcccccccccccaaaaatgtcgAGGATAGGGGCACTTGTGGCCCGCCAGGTCCTTGGActgcgactcccatcatccctggcaattgGCTCTGCtaatgggggctgatgggagctgtagtccaacaaaaatGTCTGTGGGCCACAGGTGCCCCATATATAGGTTCAGGATCCGTTTTCCAGCAATTACTCCTGAGGGGAAGGTGACCAGAAAACATGACTATAAGAAGAGGGGTGGGCAACATATCAACCAGAGGGCAAGAAGAAGTCGTGCTCCCACTTTGGGGGTCACACATACTGAAATCTGAATAGCCcaacaaataacacagaaattgattactttttcttttctatgttcccctcccctccctttccacaAGATGTGGCGATGCCCCTTTGTTTACATGGCTAAAAGGGGGTTAGACAACCCTGTGGACAGATCTATCCAGAAGTATGTTCAGAGACAGTGTGAAATGTTTGCTACGCTGAAAAACTCATACAATATGCAttctgtgatcaactcccgtccagaaaccaatgtccccactgtggaaggacatgtggatccagaattggcctccacagtcacttacggacttattgttaaaaccgtgtttatggaagacaatcttactcagctacaagtgatcgccaaagaagaaagatgcATTCTGTAACAGGCATCTGGTCACCACACCTCAAAGAGGGTGTTGTAGTGCTGgaaagagatgcagaaaagggcaatCAACATGCTCAGGTgattaaaaaaattccctaaCATGAAAGCTCACAGTGTTTGGGGCTTTGGGGGAGAGGGCGGTGAATAAGTGGGAACATGAAATCATACATATTCTGAACAGgggtggtttctttctttctctgccttTCATAATACCAGAAcccagggtcatccagtgaagctCAATGGTGTAAGACTTGTAACAAACCAAAGTACTTCTCCACACATTAGATAGTAAAAGTTTGGAATTCGTTTACAAAACAGTGTGGTGTGGCTTCTAATTTACACATCTTtaaaaggggatgcgggtggcgctttgggacgcgggtggcgctgtgggttaaaccacagagcctagaacttgctgatcagaaggtcagcagttcgaatccctgcaacggggtgagctcccgttgctcggtccctgctcttgccaacctagctgttcgaaagcacgtcaaagtgcaattagataaataggtacggctctggcaggaaggtaaactgcgtttccgtgtgctgctctggttcaccagaagcggcttagtcatgctgttcacatgacccggaagctgtacgccggctccctcggccaataaagcgagatgagcgccgcaaccccagagtcggtcatgattggacctaatggtcaggggtccctttaccttcaaaaGGGGATTAGGGAAgtttgtggaggataaggctattaagGACTATTAATGACTATTAGTCATTATAAATACCTCCAGCAGAGCAAAAGCAGAAGAGTGCAATCATGTTCCTTTCCTGTTTGTAGGTTTTCCATAAGCATTTGATTGACTACGGTGGGGAACAGGATACGGGACTAGATATTGGCCTTCAATCTGATCCAGTAGGACTCACCTTATATTCTTATGGGCTAGCAGCTGATACTTGGAATTATTTGATCAAAACTGAAAAGTGCTGATCATATGTATTCTTCCAGGCAATAATGAGGCTACCCAATGGTAATGAATGTGTGGTGTAGACATCTAATTTTATCTCTAAATTTACTTAATCTGGTAATCATTGAAACAACTCAGCAGGAATATGAATGTGCAGGCTGTTGGGATGCCCACTCTTTGTTCTTGCTATTATCATTGTTTAAAGTTTTATGAAGCCTTCTGAGTATTAAACAATGAACATGAAACCAATAACACCTTTTCTATTACAAAGTTTTAATGTTCCTATACTCTGAGTCACATGAACTCAGCCTACAATTAAAGCATTGGTTTGGGGATGACATTGGTATCATTACCACTGTGTCACCTGGATGAATGAGGTAGTCTGAGCCCAGCATTTTATTGCCAGTTTCAAGTAAACTGCAAATTAAACTTGCAGAATGTTGATGCCATTTAATACTAAGCCTCAAATTACATTATTAAGAAAATTAGAAAAAGTACCAATTCTAAGGCTATCATCCTCAGCATtcttgtttaaaaatattttttaaaaaatgaataggaCTTGTTTCCAAGTAAATGAGTTTTAGGAGTGGAGTAACACTGCCATACTCTAGTCAAATATGTATACTTTTTTAAACCTTCAACTACAACCTCAATTAAACCATAGAATCTAACAGACATTGTGGTTATTCTACTAACTATATATTTGTATATCATCTATGCAGCTTCCCCATACATTAATGTTGTCATTCTAGTTCACTTTATGAATATTTCGGCTTCTCCCAGTTAAAGGCAGGCAAACagaaagaatacacacagagaaaaataTTCCCAAGAAGAGAAGGAACAATGCTGAgatgtggttagagtgttggcctATGACCTTGGAGactaggattcaaatccccacataGCCATAAAGTGCACTGTGtggccttgggtcagtcactgtctctcagggtTGTGAGAATGAAGTGAAGAGGGTGGGGGACCATGCATGCCACCTTCAGCTATTCAGTGGAGTTGCGATGATATCATCATCATGGGTTCATTTTGAACCATCAACAACAAGTTAAAGCTGAATAgcttaaaagagggaaaggtcaTATGCCTACAAATCTGATTTTATTATTGCAAACGACTTGGACttgaaaagcaatatac
Proteins encoded in this region:
- the IRS1 gene encoding insulin receptor substrate 1, coding for MASPTDNNEGFFSDVRKVGYLRKPKSMHKRFFVLRAASESGPARLEYYENEKKWRHKSGGPKRSIPLESCFNINKRADSKNKYLVALYTKDEHFAIAADSEPEQESWYQALLQLHNRAKSHQHHHHHHHHHHHHHHGDVTMGGGSIGMGEAGEDTYGDMAPGPAFKEVWQVILKPKGLGQTKNLIGIYRLCLTNKTISFVKLNSDAAAVVLQLLNIRRCGHSENFFFIEVGRSAVTGPGEFWMQVDDSVVAQNMHETILEAMRAMSEEFRPRSKSQSSSNCSNPISVPLRSRHHVNNPPPSQVGLSRRSRTESVTATSPAGSGVGGGTGGKPNSFRVRASSDGEGTMSRPASVDGSPVSPSANRTHSHRHRGSSRLHPPLNHSRSIPMPSSRCSPSATSPVSLSSSSTSGHGSTSDCLFPRRSSASVSGSPSDGGFISSDEYGSSPCDFRSSFRSVTPDSLGHTPPARGDEELSNYICMGGKAASSCCSIAAPNGHFTPRTCHLQQQQTRCPGAPCCPRLGGEDVGDPEKGFRKRTHSAGTSPTISHQKTPSQSSVASIEEYTEMLPSYSCGGSRLSSYRHSAFVPTHSYPEECLEMHQVEGNHHRTNSTPHTDDGYMPMLPGVAPVPNGGSTPKGGDYMPMSPKSVSAPQQIINPGRGGRHVQATVDSNGYMMMSPSGSCSPDSGSAAYSKLWMNGTSHHPKLSVESNEGKLPSGGSDYINMSPASGSATSTPPDCYFASSGPPGPEEPSVQGPTRSHHKPIYSYFSLPRSFKHMQRRTGEEGNAQMRMSFSSGRLLYAAAEDSSSSTSSDSLGGPGGQEGVGYALPAQTQPLQPAPSCTVDTAVRTKSRLARPTRLSLDGPKASTLPRAREQLPEPKSPGEYVNIEFKQPAFPSPLPHGDAGSSSEEYMNMDWGAACPATLASMQPSRAGAAPPGGRDYMSMQLGNGGQYVVCAHPPSPPPPALLLSYADMMGRGRPEKSPPPVGLPSQHPQAQLGELPAVLPHSCSSSMMGPPGMSSAFTHVSLSPSRSSQSAKVIRADPQGGRRRHSSETFASSTTPGGGLGASALPHGPGGGSEDAKRHSSASFENVWLKPASGEAGAFSGLGTAAFRRDQAAGGGVENGLNYIDLDLVKDFNPRQHHHHHHPHPQESASLLGVKQPTQQHQPPKSPNQPCGSSHLGDELSAYASISFHKREDIQ